The uncultured Treponema sp. genomic sequence GTCAGGGAATTTGATATGGAAATTTTTGAAGTTGGTATAATTGGAGCGGGTGCCTGGGGAACTGCTTTGGGAACTGCGATTGCGCGCGGCGGACATAAAGTTCAGCTTTGGGCAATGGAAGAGGACGTTGTTGAGTCTATAAATAATCAGCATGAAAATAAACGGTATCTTCCGGGATATGCGCTTGAACCTTCAATGACTGCAAGTTCTGACATAAAGCTTGTTGCTTCTGGAAAGCAGTTTTTGATTATGGGAAGTCCTTCGCTTTATCTTGCTTCTACAATAAAAAAATTTACTGATGTTCCTAACATTGCGGACGGCTCTACAATAATCGGCGCGCTGACAAAAGGCTTTGTTCCTTCTGAATCTGGAAATCCTGAATTTGTTTTGGACACAATGGAAGAAGCGCTTCCTGAATGCTATAAAAATGCCACAGTTTATATTGCCGGCCCTAGCCACGCTGAGGAAGTTGCGCTTGGAAAAATAACCGGACTCATTGCGGCGAGCCAGCATCACAGAAATGCGGTTCGTATGCGGGATCTTTTGCGTGTAAAAGGAATCATGGCTTATGCTTCTTTTGATACAATTGGTGTTCAGGTTTGCGCGGCTGCTAAAAATGTAATTGCTGTTGTTTACGGCGCAATGGATGCTCTTGCTGAAAACAGCCCTATTTTTGGAGACAACACAGAAAGTCTTTTGATGGCGGCGGGACTTAATGAAATTCAGACACTTGGTTTTGCAATGGGTGCAACTCATGCGGCCACATTCACTTCAATCAGCGGAGTCGGAGATTTGGATGTAACTTGCAAGTCGAAATACGGACGCAACAGAAGATTCGGGCAGGACTTGATAAAAACCGGAATGCTGGATCAGTTTAAAAATCTTGATGACTTGATTGCGAATGTAAAGAAAGTCGGATATTTGCCGGAAGGTGCGATTGCCTGCAAATACGTGCATAAAATCATGGAGCAGAAAAATCTTAAGCTTCCTATTTGCAATGCCTTGTACAAAGTTCTTAACAAGGAAATCAATGCGGAAGAATGTCTTAAAGAACTTTTGCTTAACAGATAGCATATTTCAAAAACGGAGTAAAAAATGCTTGAAAAAATAACAGGAACTTTCAGCGGAATAATCCGCACTTTGAGCGGAAAATCTTCAATTACAGAAAAAAACATAGAGGAAACCGTAGAGCAGATAAAAATGGCTCTTTTGGAAGCGGACGTGAATTTGCGTGTTGTCCGCCGTTTTGTAAACAGCACAATTGAAGAAGCGAAGGGAGAAAAAGTTTTAAAGGCTGTAGATCCGGGCCAGCAGTTTGTAAAAATCATTTACGACAAGCTTGTTGCGATGCTCGGCGATAAAAAAACTGATCTTGCGTTAAAAGGACCTGACACTCAGTCTGTAATTCTTTTGCTTGGTCTTCAGGGCGCGGGAAAAACAACTGCGGCGCATAAACTTGCGGCTCGTCTTAAAAAAGATGGAAGGCGGCCTTTGCTTGTTGCCTGCGACTTGATTCGTCCGGCGGCGGTTGAGCAGCTTTGTGTTCTTGGCGAGAAAATCGGAGTTCCTGTTTACAAAGAAGACTCAAAAGATGCTGTAAAAGTTGCGGAGCATTCAGTTGATTTTGCAAAGAAAAACGGACTTGATACAATAATTGTGGACACAGCCGGACGCCTTCAGATTGATGAAGACATGATGGCGGAACTTGTTTCTATAAAAAAGAAGCTTAATCCTGTAGAAACTGTTCTTGTCGCTGATTCCATGACTGGTCAGAATGCTGTTGATATTGCAAAAAGTTTTGATGAGCAGCTTGGACTGACCGGCGTTATTCTTACAAAGTTTGATTCAGATGCACGTGGCGGCGCGGCTCTTTCTTTAAAGTCGATTACGCAGAAACCGATTCTCTTTATCGGCACTGGCGAAAAAACAGAAGACTTTGAGCCTTTCCATCCAGACAGAATTGCAAGCAGAATTCTTGGAATGGGCGATGTTGTTTCACTTGTTGAAAAAGCTCAGGAAACTGTGGATCAGGAAGCCGCTCTTAAAATGCAGAAAAAAATGCAGCGCAATGAATTTACGTTGCAGGATATGCTTGAGCAGCTTGAGCAAGTTGAAAAAATGGGAAGCATAAAATCGCTTCTTGACATGATGCCTGGACTTTCCGGACAAATTAGCGAAGAGCAAATCAACAAGGCTGGAATGAAGCATCAGAAAGCTATTATTCAAAGCATGACATATAAAGAGAGAATGAACCATTTAATTATCGGTCCTACACGCCGCAAAAGAATTGCAAAGGGAAGCGGAACAAGTGTTCAGGAAGTTAACAAGCTTATAAAGCAGTTCGAAAAAACAAAGCTTACAATGAAAAAACTTGCACGTAACCGCGGTGTGCAGGCAAAGCTTATGCAGCAAATGGGAGCTATGGGAATGGGCGGTTCTATGCCAAATCTTCCGAAAGGATTTAATATGCCAGGCGGATTTAAGTTCTAGTCCAGGACAATCAGAGATGCTGTTTTTCCATCGGGAGTGTAGCATTTCTGAGGATTTCCTGAGTCTGGAAAAGAATTTATTCCAGTGTAAAAGGCGTATTCATATTTTCCAGGTGGAAGCGGAATTTCAAACTGATAAATTCCCGGTGCAACTTCGCTCATCTGATAAATCCAGCTGTCCCAGTTTGTAAAGTTTCCGCCCACACGGATTTTTTGCCCTGATTTTCCTTTGTAGACAAAGCGTATTTTTCCGCCGCTGATTTTTTCAGTTACCTGCGGAATTTCACGAGACGCATTAAAATGTGAAAGCACAAGATTTGTTTCTCTGTTGAAAACCGTTTCATTATTGAGCGGATCAACTGTCCAAAGTCCGTCTATAATCAGCCTGTAATTTATTTCAAGAACATTTTTTGGAACTTTCAAAATGTAAAAATAAATAGAGCCGGCTTCTTTGTATTCCATGTCGATGAATTTTTTTATTTTGAATGAATGAATTGTTTTGAATCCTTCAAAGTCGAATGCGATTCCGATGTGGCGCGCGTTGCTTTTTGATGTGAAAATTGCGTAGTCGCCCTTGAGATATGGAGAGCCAACATCTTGAATTGTGTTCACGAGTTCGGCGTAGTCAAGTTCTTCGTCCGTGAGCATGACTTTTGATTCCGCAGAAAAAATTTCCGCAGAAGATAAAAAAAGAAAAACTGAAAAAATAGCGCAAAGTATTTTCTTCATATATGTATTTTCGGAATTTTTTATTTTAAAGTTGAATTCTATTTTCTTGCTGAAACTTTGAGGATTTCCGCGGATTTCAATTTTCTAAACTTGGCGGATTTGTGTGCCGATATTAGACTTGAAACCATGTCGCTTTGAGGAGTATAATTTTTAACCATGCCAGGACTAAAGCAGCTGCAGCAGTTTAATTCGGATATATTGAATCTCGGTGATGAAGTAAAAATCCGGGCTGCCCGCGGAGAAAAACCAGTAACAGTAAAAATCCCCAAAGATGTCGCAGACATAGATGATTCTGAAGATTTTGTAAACGGACTTCCAGCTCTTTCAGAAGAAGATCAGGCGCAAGCTGCCGCGGCCGCAGAAGAACGCAAACGTGAAGCAAACGATTTTTCTGACTTCATGGACAATGATGATTCTGAATCTAGTTCTGAGCAAAAGCCAGCTGCAAATGAGGATGAAGCAGTTCCTGATGTTTCAGATCTTTTGCCTTCCGCCGGAGACATGGATTTATCTGACCTTGATTTGTCTGAATTTGAAGATGAAAAAGAGCCGGAACCTGAACCAGAGCCAGAAGAAATTGGAATTGAAGACATGGACTTGGAATCTCTTCTTGCATCCAGCCCGGAACCTCAAGCGCAAGACGAGCCGCAAGTTTCCAATGATGAAAAAAATAATGAAAGTGAAGAATCTGTAAATCCTGATATTTTTAACCTGGATTCTTTGGATGCTGATTCTGCTCCAAAAAATTCTATTCCAGCTTCAGAACCGGACGGAACTGCTTTTGACGAGTCGCTTTTTGATATGCCGTCCGAGAATGATTCAGCTCAGGAAAATGTTCTGCCGGATCTTGACACCGATTCTCTTGCAAATTCTTTGAGCGGAATTGGTGAAATGGATTTTCCTTCCGCGGAAAATAAATCGGAAGGCGCAGAAAAATCTTCGACAGAAAATTCCGCAGATGAAAATTCGTTTGATTTGGATTCGCTTAATCTTGACGGCTTGAACGACGAAAATTCTTCTGAGCCAAAAACAGAAAATTTTGATGCGCCTCAAGAAAATATTTCAGAGCCTCCTGCGGAAAATGCGGAAACTAAAGCCGATGATTTTTCTGACATTGATTTGCCGGATTTTGATATGCCGTCGGACAATTCGGATTCCTTGCCTGATTTTAACGAAGAACTTTCTGTTCCGAATTTTAACCAGCCGGAAAATGAAGAAAAAGCTACAGAGCAAAATGATTCTGCTCCAACCCAAACTGACGGCGAACTTTTTTCCCCGGAAATGGATGTTCCGGAAGATGAGCCAGTTGAAACTTTTGACACAAGCGACATAAACGACCTTGACTTTTCAAATCAGGAAGACAGCGGATTTGAGCTTGGCGGAGTTGATTCTGACGGCGATGACGAATTTCATATTCCGGGATTTTCCGACATTGCGACTGCCGACCTTACAAAAAAGCCTGATGTTGCGACTGCTGATTTTTCCAATGCCGCGGAAGCCAAAGAAACTGAAAAGCCAAAAAATACTTTTACAGATGCGGAATACAAAAGATTCCAGAAAAATCTTGCGACTTATCCGCTGAATGTAAGAATTGCGCTTGAAGATTTTGTTGTAAAAAATGAATTTACAGACGACGCAATTTTTTCAGTTCTTGAAAAAGTTTTAAGAAAAGCTCCTGCCCGGCAAGTTGCTTCTGAGCTGGAAAAACTTCTTGATATTTCGCTTGATGTTCCGCGTGATTTTGAACGCCGTTCTGCCGCTGAATATGAAGCCTACAAAAAATCAATTGAATATCAGCTGAAAAACAGAATAATTCCTAGCGCGATTTTTACAACTGCCGCTGCGATTCTTGTTTTCTGTATTTTTACGCTTACAAACAATTTTATTTACAAGCCGGCAAGAGCGAGCAGCCTTTACAAGCAAGGCTATGCGCTTTTGCAGGACAATCAGTATCCGCAGTCTGAAAAAAAATTCAATCAGGCTTTGACATATAAACCTGTAAAAAAATGGTTTTTCCGTTTTGCCCAAGGCTACAGAAATCACAGGCAGTACGACCGTTCCAGAATGATGTACCGCGCAATTCTTCAGCGTTACAACCATGACAAAAAAGCCGGACTTGAATGGGCGGACATGGAAACTTCAGACTTGTACAATTATGAGGAAGGCGAGCGGATTTTAAAGCGTGAAGTTCTTGACTATCACATAAATGATTCCGACGCTTTGCTTGCTTTGGGCGACTTGTATCTTGAATGGGCTTCGGACAGAAATGCTGAAAAATTTCCTTTGGCAAAAGAGCAGTACGATTTGCTAACTCAGCTTTACGGAATCAACGACCTTTATCTTTCGCGCCAGATGAGATATTTTATCCGCACAGATAATTTGCGCCAAGTTCTTATGTACAAGAATATTTTGATGGGCAAGAAAAATGCGATTTCTTCAAAGGACTTGATTGAACTTAGCGGATATATGCTCGACAAGCGTTATGGAAAGCTTCGTCCGTCAGAAGAAAATTTAAGATTTTCTATAGAAGATGTCAGAAAACTTTTGGAAACTGCGCTGAAATCTGCGCCGGAAAATTCTGTTGCGCTTTACAACATGGGTCGTTATTTTGTTGAAACTAAAAGCGGACGCAATGCTGCAAAACTTCTTGAAGCTTCAATAAATTCTTTTGAAAATCAGCCAAAGAGAAACCGCAAGGACACTTACAAATATATAAACGCAGTCAGATTGCTGGGCGAAGAAATGCGGAATCAGCGTGAATATCTTACTGCAGAAGAATTGTACGGAAAGGGAATTGAAATTTTTGAGCATGAGCGGGATTCCAGCGGATTTGAAAGCGATGAAAATGTTGGAACCTTGTATTCTGACCTAGCGGATTTGGATTATTTTATTTCCGGGGACAATGCTGCTGCCTTAAAAAATTATCAGAACGCGGTGAACAACAAGCACGACACTTCTTCTGTTCGCTACAGAATTGGATATATTCAGTACCAAAATAGAAACTATCCTGCCGCTTTGGGTTCGTTTATAAAAAGCCAGGACACGAATGAAAACGACACTCATCTTTTACTTGCCCTTGCAAACACTTTGAATTTGAGTGGAGACAATTATATTGCGCGCGGATATTATGAAAGGCTTCTTTCTATTCTTGATGTTGAACGTGAAAAATACGGCGTTGTGCTTCCGCAGATTCGCGATGACCATGCTGATATTGTTGACACTTACATGAAGGCTTCTAATAATCTTGGAGTTACGCTTTCAAGAATTGCGTCGGCAACAGGAAACAGCTCATTGAATGCAAAATCGATTGTATGCTTGCAGGAAAGTCTTAGAGCGTGGGACACAATGACAAGAAACCAGACAACAATGATAAGGCTTGACGGTTCAAATCTTGCCGAGCAAAACATAAAATATATAACGCGTCCTGTTTCTGGATATGAGCCTGAAATCTATACAGAAATTCCGCGGCTTTTAAATGGAGAGGAAGGACTGGAATAATTATGATGGCTCTTTTCTCAAAAAAATACAGCGGAATAATTTCTCGTCAGAAAATAATTGGAATCTTAAAAGAGCTTTTCAGAAAGTCGATTCATCTGTGCAGCGCGTTTGTTCCGTGTTTCCTTTGGATTGCGTACAAGCCGACTATTGCGTGCCTTTTTGCGCTGGTTGTTTTTTATTCTGTTGCGGAAATTTTGCGCCTGAATGGAAAAGAAGTTTTTTTGATTTCCGCCGTAACAGAAGCCGCCGCTAGAAAACGCGATGAAAACAAATTCGTTCTAGGTCCTGTAACGCTGGTTTTGGGAATTATTTCAAGCGCAATTCTATGGGAAAAACTTCCTGCTGCAATTGGAATTTACGCTCTCGCCTTTGGAGACGGTCTTGCAAGTCTTGCTGGAAAACTTTTTGGAAGAATTCAGATTCCGTTTACAGAAGGAAAAACTGTCGCCGGAAGCCTCACTTGTTTTACCGCGATTTTTATTTCTTGCTACTTGGCTTGCTTTTTTATGTTTCAAGGTCAGGCGGACATAACAAAAGTTTCGCTCATAGTTGCAGGAGCCGGAATGCTAATTGAAATTCTTCCGCTAAAGGATTTTGACAATCTTTTTATTCCGATTTTGCTCGGCGGATTGGCGCAGTATTTGCTTTGCTAGTTCCAAGTATTTTCCAAATAGTGAACGGTCTTTAAATAAAGAACGCATCCTGAAACATAAAGAATAATCGCAATGAAAAATTCAAGCCAGCAGTCTGTGTTGCATAAAAGACCGTAGCCTGCCGCAAGAATTACAACGCCCAATGCTTTTATGTAAATCCCTTTTATTCCTTTTGTGTATGCTTCTACCAGAACTGAAAAAATTGTTACTACAACAATAAAAACTCTTATGACCGCGAAAAATTTTCTAAAGCCCCAAAGAACCGTGCAAGTAGAAATTGTTATTGTTGTGTCCATCGGATAAAAAAATCCGAATGCGCAAGTTGAAGCAAGCAAAATAAAAATGTTCCGTTCCGCATTTTGAAGTTCTTCCGCGGAAGAAAAAACTGCCGCAAAGAAAAGGCTCATCGGCGCAAGAAATCTTCCGGCTGCAACAATCCGTCCGATGTAAATTAAAAAAAGCGAATTCGTTTTCCAGAATCCAAAAAGCGGCAAAAGAATTCTCGCGCTTTCTGTAACGCAACTGATTATAAATCCGGAAAAAAATAAAATTTCAAGTGAAGGAGTTTTTTCAAATCCTTTAAAAATTGCAATTGAAAGTGCCGGAGCTGAAAGGCTGAATGTGATTATTGCTGCCAGCGATGAATTAAAATTGTACGGACACAATCCGCCTTTTGGAATGAGGACGAACGGCCGCATCGGATTTATCGGCGGAACTATTGATTTTGCCGCAGCCGCAATGCAAAGAACTGTAATATTGAACAAAAAAATTATCACGCTGAATATAAATAAAAAAAGAAAAATTCTGTTCTTGTTTTTTAAAGTCATGCCTAAAGAATACTCCAGCGGTTTCTTTTTATCAAGGGAAGCAGTTTTTTCTTTCAGCGGAAATCTTTTCTAAAGATTTATTTTTGCTTGCCGAAAATTTACTTGTGGGAACTTCCAGCATTTTCTTGCGAAGTTTTTTCCGGGAGGAATAAAATGAAAAAGATTTTAGTTTGCGCATTTTCTGTTTTTTTTGCCGTGTGCAGTGCATTTGCAGGAGACGCCGCTTCTTTTGACGATATAGGTTTTTCTGAAGACGGAAAATATTATCTTTTTGGCCAGTACGGAAAAACAGACAAAACTTACGAGCCTTGGGCGGAAATTTTCACAGTTGATGTCGCCGCGAATGATTTTGTAAAAGGCGAAGTTTTCAAGTCAAAAGATTCCTCGGACATTTCAGGAAAAACTGCTTATGAAAATTTAAAGGCAAAATGCAACTGGAAAATTTCAAAGTACAATGCAAAGCCAGCCGGAGTCGGAACACTTTTGTATTTGCGCGAGTCAGAAACAAAATCTCCTACAGAAGAAATCGTGTTCAAGGATTTTGAAGGAATATCTGATGTTTCTGGAATTCTTTATCATGTGCGCCTTGTTCCGTCTTTTAACGGAAGCGGAAAAAACTGCCGGTCAAAATTTTTTATTGAAGTTCTAAAAAAAGATTCTTATGGAAACACAGTTTCTTCTTTTGCTGTTGGAACTCCTGACTTTGAGCGCAAGGGGATCACGGCGTATCAGATTGAAAGAATTTTTGCAGACAAATCAGGAAAAAGCCTTGTCTTTGTTGTAAAGAAAACCCTTGAAGATGACACAGGAACTTCAATCAGATACATGGTTGAAACTTACCGAATAAAATAATTTTCCTTATTCATAAACCTCCTTCGTTTTTGGCCTTCTGTTTTTTCAGAAGGTCGTTTTTTTTCTTTTATTTTTTTCATTGTAGCAAACTTGCAAAAATGCTAAACTTTTCAAAAATCGAACAGAGGAAGTCAAAATGATAAAGAAAAACAAAAATTACACAAATCTTGCAAAGGGCTATCTTTTCCCGGAAATTGCAAAAAGACGCAAGGCGTTTCAGGCTCAGCATCCAGAAGCAAAAATAATCAGCCTTGGAATTGGAAACACAACCGAGCCGCTCGCTCCTCACATTGTTGAAGGAATGAAAAATTTTGTGGAAGCTCTTGGCACAAAAGAAGGCTACGAAGGTTATCAGGATGACAGCGCAGGAATGCCAAAACTTCGCGAGCGCATTTCTCAGGCAATTTATAACGGCGAAATCAAGCCAACTGAAATTTTTGTTTCGGATGGAGCAAAGTGCGATCTTGGACGGCTTCAGGCAATGTTTGGCGCGGATGTGAATGTTGCGGTTCAAGATCCTTCTTATCCAGTTTATGTTGACGGAACTGTAATGGCTGGAGCGGGCGGAAAAGAGCCTGTTACAGAAAACGGATTCAAGGACATAACTTATATGCCGTGTCTTCCTGAAAATGGATTTTTCCCGGATTTGTCTGTTGTAAAAAAAGACAGCCTGATTTATATATGCTCGCCGAACAATCCTACTGGCGCAGTTGCAACAAAAGAAAATCTTACAGAGCTTGTGAAGTTTGCAAAAGCGAATGGATGCGTTGTTCTTTTTGACGCGGCGTATTCAGCATTTATCCGTGACAAAAATCTTCCGAAGTCAATTTATGAAATCGAAGGCGCAAAGGACTGTGCAATTGAAATGCAGTCATTTTCAAAGCCGGCAGGATTCACTGGAGTTCGCCTTGGATGGTGCGTAGTTCCAGAAAATTTAAAATTTGATGACGGCTCAAAAATCGCAGACGCTTGGGCGCGCATAACAAACACTGCATTTAACGGAGCAAGCAATATTGCACAGGCTGGAGGATTTGCCGCCTTGGATGAAACCGGCCTTAAAGAAATGCAGGAAACAATAAGCTATTATCTTGAAAACGCCGCATTGATTCGTTCTGCTTTGGAAAGTGAAAATTTCAAGGCGATGGGCGTTGAAGTTTATTCCGGCGGAAACGCTCCTTACGTTTGGGCAAAATTTCCAGGAAAGAAAAGCTGGGACGTGTTCGACCAAATTCTTAGCCAGTGCAATGTAGTTGTAACTCCGGGCGCAGGATTCGGACCGAGCGGCGAAAGTTTTATCCGCTTCAGTTCATTCGGACACCGCGAAAATATTCAGGAAGCCTGCGAAAGACTCAAGTCATTTAAAATGTAGCTAAAAAAAATCTGCTGCTTTTTCTGCGGCAGGTTTTACAAAAATTGAATCTGCATATTTTTTCGAGGTAAAAATGTTATCTGAACGATTAGAAAATCTTCATCCTTATGTTCCGGGCGAGCAGCCAAAAGACAGAATTTATATAAAGCTGAACGCGAATGAAAATCCGTATCCGCCGAGCAAGAACGTTGCAAAAGCTGTAAAAAAAGCCGCGTCTTGCCACCGTGAAAAACTTGGACTTTATCCAGACCCGGATTCCGTTGAGCTTAGGACTGCGATTGCCGATATGCTGAATTCCACGGGCGGAGTTCTTTGCAATTCTCAGAATGCAAAAAAAGAACTTGGATTTAAAATAACGCCGCAAATGATTTTCTGCGGAAACGGAAGCGATGAAGTTCTTTCGTTTATTTTTTATACATTTTTTGGAAGCAAATGCCCGCTTGTTCTTCCCGAATTCACTTACAGTTTTTATCCCGTTTACTGCGGATTCTATAACATTCCGATGAAAAAAATTCCGCTCAAAAATGACTGGAGCTTGAATACGGATAAAATGCTTTCCGAGTCTGAAAAAAACAACAGCCCGATAATTTTTGCAAATCCAAACGCTCCAACAGGAATTGCCTTGAAGCGCGCGGAAGTTGAATCTCTCCTGAAAAAAATTCCTTCGGAACGGATTCTTGTTGTGGACGAAGCTTATGCGGATTTTGGCGAAGAAAGCTGCCTTTCACTTTTAAAGGATTACAAAAATCTTGTCATCGTGCGCACGTTCAGCAAAAGTTTTTCGCTTGCAGGAATGAGGCTTGGTTTTTCCATTGCGAATCCTGAACTTATAAATTCAGTTTTTACAGTAAAAAATTCATTCAATCATTTTCCTGTTGATTTTCTTGCGCAGACAGCAGGAAAAGCCGCTTGTAAAAATTATTCTTATTATGAAGAAAATGCAAAAAAAATTGTGAATGAAAGAAATCTTTTAACTGAATTTTTGCGTTCAAAAAATTGGTTTGTGATTGAAAGCAAGACAAATTTTATTTTTGCAAAAAAAGACGGAATGAGCGGAACTTCAATTTACGAAGCTGTAAAAAAAGCTGGAATTCTTATCCGCCATTTTGACACGCCGGGCATCGAGGATTTTGTGCGCATAACGATTGGAACGAAAAATCAGATGGACAAGCTTAAAAAAATTCTTGCTGAAATTTAAACTGAAATTGTTCGGAGGCATTAAAATGAAATTTTTAGTAATATCAGATTTGCACGGAAATTTGGATGTTCTTGATAAAATGGATGAAATTTTCAAGCAGGCGGACGGCGTTATTTTTGCAGGCGACTTTGCGAAATTTGGCAACGAGGAAACTGGACTTCCGGCTCTTGAAAAACTTTGCTCCAAGCACGATACAATTTTTTCTGTAATCGGAAACTGCGACAATCCTTCATTTATTGAAGAAACTGAAAAGCATGATATTTCCGTGGAAAAGCAGCTTGTGATGTACGAAGGTCTTGCGTTTGCAGGAAGCGGCGGCGGAAGCAAATTCACCGGCACAACTCCGAATGAAAAATCAGAAGAAGAACTTATGGCGGACTTTAAAATTATTACGGAGCAAGGCGAGCAGGAATGGAGCAACTTGATTGCGGTAAGCCACAATCCTCCAAAGAATACAGACTGCGATAAAATTTCAAGTGGCGTTCATGTTGGAAGCGAGCTTTTTACGCAGTTCATTGAGCAGTACAAGCCGCTTGCAGTTATTACAGGACACATCCACGAAAGCGCAGGAATCTGCAAAGTTGGAACTACAACTGTCATAAATCCCGGCGCGCTTCTTGAAGGAAAATATGCCTGGCTTGAAGTTGCAAAAGAAAACGGCGAATGGAAAGTTGTTTCCGCTGAATTAAAGTCGCTTTAAAATTTCAGGCTGAAAAAATCCGCATTGAAACTTGTTTTGTTTTCTATATAATTTCAGTGTGGACAAAAAATATTATTCAAATGAAAACTCAGCTCCTTCAATTGATTCCGCTTTTTATTATGACGGAAACGATCTTGGCTTAACCTTGAACGGAACTTCTGCAAGTTTTAAATGTTGGGCACCGACTGCTGACAACGTGCGCCTTTTGCTGTTTAAAGATTCAGCTGCAAAAAAATTGTGCGCCGCAAAGCAAATGGAACGCAAGGAAAAAGGCGTTTGGTTTTTCAGCGGCTCTTATGAAGGCTGCTCTTATTATCAGTATGAAATTTCTTTTGGCGAGGAAGTTTATAAAGTTGCTGACATTTGGCACACGGTTGCCGGCCCGGATTCTGTTGCATCGCAAATCGCAGTCATCGAAAAATCAGAATATGAAAATCCATTTAAAGAAACTGATTATTCAAAAGCTGTAATTTACGAAATGCACATCCGGGACTGGAGCCGCGCTGTAAATCCTGCTTCAACTGGAAAATTTCTTGAAGTTGCTGACCCAAAAATAATTTCGCATTTGAAAGAGCTTGGCGTAACTCATGTTCAGATTCTTCCGATGTTCGATTATGCGCAAAAAAATTCAGACCTTTCATACAACTGGGGCTACAATCCTTTTCACTTCAATGTTCCAGAAGGCCGCTATGTTTCTCAAGGATACACTGACGGAATTCAGGCCGTAAAAGAAATGCAGCAAATGGTAAAGTCGTTCCATGACGCTGGAATCGCCGTGATAATGGATGTCGTTTACAATCACACTGACGGCACGCAAAATAATTCGCTTTATGATATGACCGTTCCAAAATATTTTTACAGGCTTAATTCTGAAGGCGGATATTCCAACGGTTCAGGCTGCGGAAACGAAATCGCCACAAATCATAAAATGGTAAAAAAATATGTTATTGACTCTCTCAAGCACTGGATGAAAGATTTTCACATAAACGGATTCCGCTTTGATCTTATGGGAGTTCAGGAACAGGAAACTATGTCGGAAATTTTTTACGAGCTGAAAAAAATTGATCCGTGCGTAATGGTTTACGGCGAGCCTTGGACCGGCGGAGAATGCGCTGTAAAAAACGGTTGCTCTGCTTCTGTTGCTTGCGGAAAAAATTGCGGAGTCGGCGCGTTCAATGATGATTTTAGAGACGCAATAAAAGGAAGCGAATTCGGCGGATTTGCAAAAGGCCAGGTTCAGGGAAACTTCTGCGATTCAGAAATTGAAAAAGGACTTCTTGGCGCGACTGGAAAAAACAACAGAAATCCAAGCGGAATTCCAAACCTTTCAATT encodes the following:
- the hisC gene encoding histidinol-phosphate transaminase yields the protein MLSERLENLHPYVPGEQPKDRIYIKLNANENPYPPSKNVAKAVKKAASCHREKLGLYPDPDSVELRTAIADMLNSTGGVLCNSQNAKKELGFKITPQMIFCGNGSDEVLSFIFYTFFGSKCPLVLPEFTYSFYPVYCGFYNIPMKKIPLKNDWSLNTDKMLSESEKNNSPIIFANPNAPTGIALKRAEVESLLKKIPSERILVVDEAYADFGEESCLSLLKDYKNLVIVRTFSKSFSLAGMRLGFSIANPELINSVFTVKNSFNHFPVDFLAQTAGKAACKNYSYYEENAKKIVNERNLLTEFLRSKNWFVIESKTNFIFAKKDGMSGTSIYEAVKKAGILIRHFDTPGIEDFVRITIGTKNQMDKLKKILAEI
- a CDS encoding metallophosphoesterase, with the translated sequence MKFLVISDLHGNLDVLDKMDEIFKQADGVIFAGDFAKFGNEETGLPALEKLCSKHDTIFSVIGNCDNPSFIEETEKHDISVEKQLVMYEGLAFAGSGGGSKFTGTTPNEKSEEELMADFKIITEQGEQEWSNLIAVSHNPPKNTDCDKISSGVHVGSELFTQFIEQYKPLAVITGHIHESAGICKVGTTTVINPGALLEGKYAWLEVAKENGEWKVVSAELKSL
- a CDS encoding alpha-amylase family glycosyl hydrolase translates to MDKKYYSNENSAPSIDSAFYYDGNDLGLTLNGTSASFKCWAPTADNVRLLLFKDSAAKKLCAAKQMERKEKGVWFFSGSYEGCSYYQYEISFGEEVYKVADIWHTVAGPDSVASQIAVIEKSEYENPFKETDYSKAVIYEMHIRDWSRAVNPASTGKFLEVADPKIISHLKELGVTHVQILPMFDYAQKNSDLSYNWGYNPFHFNVPEGRYVSQGYTDGIQAVKEMQQMVKSFHDAGIAVIMDVVYNHTDGTQNNSLYDMTVPKYFYRLNSEGGYSNGSGCGNEIATNHKMVKKYVIDSLKHWMKDFHINGFRFDLMGVQEQETMSEIFYELKKIDPCVMVYGEPWTGGECAVKNGCSASVACGKNCGVGAFNDDFRDAIKGSEFGGFAKGQVQGNFCDSEIEKGLLGATGKNNRNPSGIPNLSIHYVECHDNYTLFDKLAISYLEKTSYSGNLFEAIGNVGLEKVKRQDILAAAYIILAQGTPFINGGQEFLRTKQGNENSYNSSDEINQISLEFKTRYSDVFNAYKGLIAFRRKKPDSFGSKTDCLAKTISPGLTKYTAGNFCIYFNATDSSAKIDSAGFANSIEVLSGKPEQKDFIPDTVDAKSFVILKKLD